A genomic stretch from Coffea arabica cultivar ET-39 chromosome 10c, Coffea Arabica ET-39 HiFi, whole genome shotgun sequence includes:
- the LOC140015839 gene encoding protein FAR1-RELATED SEQUENCE 5-like codes for MDCSKLAENGTPELGMEFNSEEDAYKFYNKYAFKMGFSVRKDYLNKDKDGMTTSRRYSCCKEGVKRKYEGDVMPKRTRAPTKTGCGAKMVIVLFRGTMKYRVHDLVLEHNHELHIAQCAHMMPSQRKVSVAQGFQTEISEDAGFSLKQSHELMGTEAGGMGNVGYTRDDLKRYLRTRRERSLKYGEAGSMLNYFQEQTLENPSFFHAVQLDCEEQITNIFWADAGMLIDYNFFGDVVTFDTTYKTNKEYRPLGVFVGFNQHRQIVIFGAALMYDETIDSFKWVFGTFLEAMCGKHPSTILTDQDHAMAAALSIVMPETFHDLCTFHIRRNFMKHLGNHYKENSDLPYMFGACMYEFQEVEQFNRVWEAMVKKHNLENNEWLSGLYKIRDKWARCMMKERWTAGMRSTQLSESLNAAIKNHLKLDHDLVQFFRHFNQVVDEKRHNELIAEYEMRQKLPMVGLRQTPMLVHASETYSPTVFVAFQNEYGESTAMVILRQQDAAMFVEFTVMRYDGGPERTVVFNRNDLSVRCSCKKYENEGILCGHALKVFDTVGIKIIPPEYIKRRWTKRARAGDCFDRRGQEVVADPKVMISTRYRELAPAMIKVATRAAMSKDTSKVAITVISDLSKRVELLLSESEEQHLQNQKNLNMEERDKIEIVNEMGEAVVARDIKKRGGGKKSKVMRSWVDKFDRVKRKSRLSRTTQTTVSESEPTSVSFEEYMFMGCRSSTDSVSTHSMSQTVNGPPNVVAPDTDESQTIHRLANQGPPASVPTEWMHLRFSIFFKHNSIRDVLMEERGIISTHCDVDAYHVFAPSPQGRNNTQGLQLRVDVASPQNEVDE; via the exons ATGGATTGCAGCAAATTGGCAGAAAATGGGACCCCTGAATTAGGAATGGAGTTCAACAGTGAAGAGGATGCGTACAAGTTTTACAACAAGTATGCCTTTAAAATGGGTTTCAGTGTACGTAAAGACTATCTGAATAAAGACAAAGACGGCATGACCACGTCTAGGAGATATAGTTGCTGCAAGGAAGGTGTGAAACGCAAGTACGAAGGTGATGTGATGCCAAAGAGGACACGAGCGCCGACGAAAACAGGGTGTGGAGCTAAGATGGTTATCGTGTTGTTTAGAGGGACAATGAAGTACCGTGTGCATGACCTTGTCTTAGAGCATAATCATGAGTTGCACATTGCTCAATGTGCTCACATGATGCCATCACAAAGAAAAGTGAGTGTGGCTCAAGGATTCCAAACTGAAATAAGCGAGGATGCTGGGTTTTCATTGAAACAGAGCCATGAGCTTATGGGAACGGAAGCAGGTGGGATGGGTAATGTGGGATATACTCGGGATGATCTTAAACGATATCTTCGAACAAGACGGGAAAGGAGCTTGAAATATGGAGAAGCAGGTAGCATGCTGAATTATTTTCAAGAGCAAACACTCGAGAATCCATCCTTTTTTCATGCCGTACAGCTGGACTGTGAAGAACAAATAACGAATATCTTTTGGGCTGATGCAGGAATGTTAATTGACTACAACTTTTTTGGAGACGTAGTCACATTCGAcacaacctacaaaacaaataaagaatacCGGCCACTTGGAGTATTTGTGGGTTTTAACCAGCATAGGCAAATTGTGATATTCGGTGCTGCCCTTATGTATGATGAGACGATAGATTCTTTCAAATGGGTGTTTGGTACATTTTTAGAAGCAATGTGCGGAAAACATCCAAGTACCATACTAACCGACCAAGATCACGCCATGGCAGCCGCTCTTTCAATTGTCATGCCTGAAACATTTCATGATCTATGTACGTTTCACATAAGGCGTAATTTTATGAAACATCTTGGCAATCATTACAAGGAAAATAGTGATCTTCCATACATGTTTGGTGCCTGCATGTATGAGTTTCAAGAAGTGGAACAATTCAATAGGGTGTGGGAGGCGATGGTGAAGAAACACAatcttgaaaataatgaatggCTCTCGGGGTTGTACAAAATTCGTGATAAATGGGCAAGGTGCATGATGAAAGAAAGATGGACTGCGGGAATGCGAAGCACCCAACTCAGCGAAAGCCTAAATGCAGCaattaaaaatcatttgaaactgGATCATGACCTTGTGCAGTTCTTTAGACATTTCAATCAGGTGGTTGATGAAAAGAGACATAATGAACTGATCGCAGAATATGAAATGAGGCAAAAGCTCCCCATGGTAGGGTTAAGGCAAACACCTATGCTTGTGCATGCATCAGAGACGTATTCACCAACCGTATTTGTTGCATTCCAAAATGAATATGGCGAGTCAACAGCTATGGTTATATTGAGACAACAAGATGCAGCGATGTTTGTGGAGTTTACGGTCATGAGGTATGATGGAGGACCTGAAAGAACAGTAGTATTCAATCGGAATGATCTAAGTGTACGTTGCAGTTGCAAAAAATACGAGAATGAAGGCATTTTATGTGGGCACGCGTTGAAGGTGTTTGATACCGTGGGCATAAAAATAATTCCTCCTGAATACATTAAGAGGCGATGGACAAAAAGAGCTCGGGCTGGAGATTGTTTTGATCGGCGAGGACAGGAAGTTGTGGCTGATCCTAAAGTCATGATTTCAACTCGTTATCGGGAGCTCGCTCCAGCCATGATTAAGGTCGCAACTCGAGCAGCAATGTCGAAGGACACCAGCAAAGTAGCAATCACTGTCATATCCGATTTGTCAAAGAGAGTTGAGCTCCTCCTCTCAGAAAGTGAAGAGCAACAtttgcaaaatcaaaaaaatctgaATATGGAGGAAcgagataaaattgaaattgtaaatgaaATGGGGGAGGCAGTAGTCGCAAGAGACATTAAAAAACGAGGCGGTGGGAAGAAAAGTAAAGTGATGCGAAGTTGGGTCGATAAATTTGACAgagtaaaaagaaaatctagATTATCAAGAACTACACAGACTACg GTCTCAGAATCGGAGCCGACATCGGTTTCATTTGAGGAATACATGTTTATGGGATGCCGTTCATCTACTGACTCTGTTTCG ACGCATTCAATGAGTCAGACAGTGAATGGCCCTCCAAATGTTGTTGCTCCCGATACCGATGAAAGTCAAACG atCCACCGTTTGGCTAATCAGGGGCCTCCTGCAAGTGTCCCTACAGAATGGATGCATCTcagattttctatttttttcaagcATAACTCCATCAGAGATGTCTTAATG GAGGAGCGTGGGATAATTTCAACACACTGTGATGTTGATGCATATCATGTATTTGCACCATCACCTCAG GGAAGAAATAACACACAGGGATTGCAACTACGCGTTGACGTCGCCTCCCCCCAAAATGAGGTTGATGAATGA